Proteins found in one Clostridium kluyveri DSM 555 genomic segment:
- the lipB gene encoding lipoyl(octanoyl) transferase LipB yields MRKCYVKEFHKLISYSEGIEIQQKAFDFVIRNNIDGILLLLQHKPVITIGKSGGKNNILASKYELDKYSIDLCHTSRGGNVTYHGPGQLVGYPILNLNNFQKDIHLYLRQLELILINTVREYGIKAGIKPKYTGVWVGDRKIAAIGVGIRKWITRHGFAINISVNKEHFKLIVPCGIKEFGVCSLEDFTANVDYNDVVQKIENNFKMIFETDLIKEETVDNLFERSNLNLRIT; encoded by the coding sequence TTGAGAAAATGCTATGTTAAAGAATTTCATAAATTAATAAGCTATTCAGAAGGAATTGAAATTCAACAAAAGGCCTTTGATTTTGTGATTAGAAACAATATAGATGGAATTTTGCTGCTTCTTCAACATAAACCTGTAATTACTATAGGCAAAAGTGGTGGAAAAAACAACATACTTGCTTCAAAATATGAATTGGACAAGTACAGCATTGATTTGTGCCATACTTCCAGGGGAGGGAATGTTACTTATCACGGCCCGGGACAGTTAGTAGGCTATCCTATACTGAATTTAAACAATTTTCAAAAGGATATACACTTGTATCTTAGACAGCTTGAATTGATTCTTATAAACACAGTTAGAGAATATGGTATAAAAGCTGGCATAAAACCTAAATATACCGGGGTCTGGGTAGGCGACAGGAAAATAGCTGCAATTGGAGTGGGAATAAGGAAATGGATAACAAGGCATGGTTTTGCCATAAATATTTCTGTAAACAAAGAGCACTTTAAATTAATAGTACCTTGTGGAATAAAAGAATTTGGAGTATGTTCTCTGGAAGATTTTACAGCCAATGTAGATTACAACGATGTGGTTCAAAAGATTGAAAATAATTTTAAAATGATTTTTGAAACGGATTTGATAAAGGAAGAAACTGTAGATAATTTATTTGAACGCAGCAATCTGAACCTAAGAATAACTTGA
- a CDS encoding DUF2179 domain-containing protein, protein MVKINKNGEISVKINTLFNRENTGRERKVIYCIVHISRLPQFKYWVQKIDRDALISIIDASEVDGRGFNSSIL, encoded by the coding sequence ATGGTTAAAATAAATAAAAATGGGGAGATTAGTGTGAAAATTAATACTCTATTTAATAGGGAAAATACAGGCAGGGAGAGAAAAGTTATATACTGTATAGTACATATATCGAGACTGCCCCAGTTTAAGTATTGGGTACAGAAAATAGACAGGGATGCTTTAATCTCAATAATAGATGCTTCAGAAGTAGATGGCAGGGGATTCAATTCAAGTATTTTATAA